In the Nostoc sp. 'Peltigera membranacea cyanobiont' N6 genome, one interval contains:
- a CDS encoding phosphodiester glycosidase family protein yields the protein MRKIGLLGLTLVSLGTWFSLRSSPQSISSVAPSPPKTIHYLERILPQGIAHILLIPANSRFVVTGALSAKANTVEEFAQKRKAIAILNAGFFDPANQKSTSYVVVAGQLVADPKDNERLVNNPQLKPYLNLIFNRREFRRYRCGQTVRYSIALHNESLPADCRLVDAIGGGPRLLPELTLVQEGFVDNALVRDALGSNQLNARTAVGITRDGSIILVMVAQKPSQPNNSGISLLQLADLMKILGASEAMNLDGGSSSSLYYLGKTFYGKVDLQGNLIKRPVKSVLLVQ from the coding sequence GTGAGAAAAATTGGGTTGCTAGGTTTGACACTAGTTAGTTTGGGAACGTGGTTTAGCTTGCGTTCCTCACCACAATCTATATCTTCTGTTGCCCCCTCACCACCAAAAACTATCCACTACCTTGAGCGCATCTTGCCCCAAGGCATAGCTCACATTTTGTTAATTCCAGCCAATAGCAGATTTGTGGTAACTGGGGCATTATCAGCCAAAGCAAACACCGTAGAGGAATTTGCCCAAAAACGTAAAGCGATCGCTATCTTAAACGCAGGCTTTTTTGATCCAGCCAATCAAAAATCTACATCCTATGTTGTTGTTGCTGGCCAACTTGTGGCTGATCCCAAAGATAATGAGCGGCTAGTGAATAATCCCCAGTTAAAGCCCTACCTGAATCTAATTTTTAATCGCCGCGAATTTCGCCGCTACCGATGTGGGCAAACCGTCCGTTATTCGATTGCCTTGCACAATGAATCACTACCAGCAGATTGTCGCTTAGTTGATGCCATAGGTGGTGGGCCGCGACTGTTACCAGAACTCACCTTAGTACAAGAGGGTTTTGTAGATAATGCCTTGGTACGCGATGCACTAGGCAGCAACCAACTCAATGCTAGAACTGCTGTAGGTATTACTCGTGATGGCAGCATTATTTTAGTAATGGTAGCGCAAAAACCTTCACAACCAAATAACTCTGGGATATCTCTACTGCAACTAGCAGACTTAATGAAAATCCTTGGTGCGTCCGAAGCGATGAACCTGGACGGAGGTAGTTCATCTTCGCTTTATTACTTGGGTAAAACTTTTTACGGGAAAGTTGATTTACAAGGAAATCTCATCAAGCGACCCGTGAAATCAGTTTTACTGGTTCAATAA
- a CDS encoding nuclease A inhibitor family protein: MTKTNSEILEQLKQASDGLLFMSESEYPFEVLLWSDIAPATPEKVLKLTNHPQDTPIKIVGFDDFFQVATTVEDWHEEEEKATVKRFQTLVQTLKENLSNVRVYRLGNKEIDAYVVGETPTGDLAGISTQVVET; encoded by the coding sequence ATGACTAAAACTAATTCAGAAATTCTAGAACAGTTAAAACAAGCATCTGACGGCTTGCTGTTTATGAGCGAGTCGGAGTACCCGTTTGAAGTTTTATTGTGGTCAGATATTGCACCTGCAACGCCTGAAAAAGTCTTAAAACTGACAAATCATCCTCAAGATACACCCATTAAAATTGTGGGGTTTGACGATTTTTTTCAAGTGGCAACGACAGTAGAAGATTGGCATGAGGAAGAAGAGAAAGCAACCGTCAAACGATTTCAAACTCTTGTGCAGACACTCAAAGAAAACCTGAGCAATGTACGGGTGTATCGCCTTGGCAACAAAGAGATTGATGCTTATGTTGTTGGTGAAACCCCAACAGGTGATTTAGCGGGGATTTCCACTCAAGTTGTAGAAACTTGA